The Gossypium arboreum isolate Shixiya-1 chromosome 4, ASM2569848v2, whole genome shotgun sequence DNA segment GAGCAGTTGAATTTTGTTCAAAGCCCATTTTATTTGCTTGCTGAGAAGAAAACCAAAGAAAAACAAAGGCTACCTACTAATTGGGTCTGGTCAAAGTTTCATATTCCCCCCaccaattaattttaattccattgtTATGCATTTTCTTATTTGAATCATTATGTTTTAACAGGTAGAGGCTTATAGGCCAAATGACTCAGCTTGTCATGGTAGATTTGGAGTCACGGCAAGAACAGCCCCTGTTGTGAGTTTAGCCCTTTTGCTTTCATCTTTCACATGTGCTTGCTAATCTGATCATTGCTCCAGTAATACCTTGATGGTTTTAACACTATTTATGTTTATTTTGGTACTAATAATAATAGATATTGAGATCCTCTATGTGGTTGTTGTAGTTTGGTCCTGGAGGGCATGCTTATGTTTATCTTTGCTATGGACTTCATACGATGCTCAATGTTGTTGCTGACAAAGAAGGAGCTGGGGCTGCAGTGTTAATACGTGCATGCGCTCCGGTGTGTGGTACGTTATCATATTATTATCTTGTATTAACTAAGTATCTGTTACTTCTATAATCATCTGCTTTGTTTGTTATCTATTAAATTGCTAATGTTTCTTATTATTGTAGCCTATTTAGCCTTTCATTGTTGTGAATGCGTAGTTGATGATCCCTTGAATTGTCCTTATTTAATTATTTGCAATCGCctactttaacatctcataatatagtAACTGTTAAGAATTTTTGTGGGAATATTCATTTCTAGTTTTCTTGTCCTTCATAAAAATCTCGAACTTTACATGCTTTCTATCTTTGGGTCAGAAAACAAAACATAATGTTTGTTGAAGGCAATATGTGAACCCCGTTGCAGGTTTGGAGACTATTCAGGAGCGTCGTGGTCAGCAAACTGAAAAGCCTATTCTTCTCACTGGACCCGGAAAGGTTCTAAGTTTATTATTTCCTCTTATTTTTGGATTATTTTGATGTTCCTTTTTATGTTCCTTTTTATGCAATGTGGATTTGTTGGTTCAATTAGCATAAACAGTTTTTAAATATTGGTTTCAGATAATTAATTAAGAATTCTTCTCAAGTGCAAATAAAATCTTGATCCTCTTTTACCTTGACATATTCATTGCATCACCTATATGCAATTTGAACTTATTAGTGAGATGAGCTATAATGACAAAATTTGGGGAGAGGGAGGAGGGATGATGAAAATTatccaaaacaaaagaaaaggaaGTGATGAAATGAATTCAGATttttcatttatcaaacattcaaaCTCAGCATTGGATTTGCTACTAAGAAGGTTTAAAGTGAATCTAACAGTTTGGAATGATGCCAAAATTCCAAGGCTTTAATGGCTTCAAAAGAGAACTGAAGAAATGTACCATGTATACGGCCAACCCTGCATGCAAACTGTCAGGTCATTTCTGCCCACACATGTGCATATGTACTTCACACTTTGTTTTCTTTTCGTCTGCCTCTCTTTTTGTTACACTTTCATGAAGTATTAACTTTCACTTATCCTTTTTACTTTTAAGCTTCCAAGTCATTTATGtggaaaaaaaaagttttagatCATATTCTAGCTGATAAAATGTGGAGGCATTGAATGACACTTAGAAAGAATTATATGAGCTTAACATTAATGTATAATCAGACAATAAAGTTTTTTGCTTGGATTGAAACATTGGTGTATTAAAGTTCTTCAGGTCTTTCATGTATTAAGTTGCTGCAActtagcaaagagaaaatttactCGCTGATCTATTAGTGATCTGGTCCTCCCTCCCCCACCCGCACCCCCA contains these protein-coding regions:
- the LOC108458555 gene encoding DNA-3-methyladenine glycosylase isoform X2, translated to MSLSAPTLLVQMNPTHQFKPVASKSRKTVRSSQCLEGRTSHSSKAVTVRTRTKPSRKQTRPQSSPVSLPCFRNTTILPPEFFQIDALDLAPRLLGKFLRRDDVVLQITEVEAYRPNDSACHGRFGVTARTAPVFGPGGHAYVYLCYGLHTMLNVVADKEGAGAAVLIRACAPVCGLETIQERRGQQTEKPILLTGPGKFGMMPKFQGFNGFKRELKKCTMYTANPACKLSGWSGTWNYHRMV